The following are encoded together in the Pleurocapsa sp. FMAR1 genome:
- a CDS encoding IS630 transposase-related protein yields the protein MTYSVDLRKRVVDFVATGGSKAEASRRYEVSLWCVNDWCQRKNLTPTPQLGRKRKLDWKALIQHIQENPDALLRERAQHFGVHTSAIGSAQKQMKLTRKKNSEI from the coding sequence ATGACTTATAGTGTAGATTTACGAAAACGAGTAGTTGACTTTGTAGCGACGGGAGGCTCAAAGGCAGAAGCATCAAGAAGATATGAGGTAAGTTTGTGGTGTGTGAATGATTGGTGTCAAAGAAAGAATTTAACTCCAACACCACAACTAGGAAGAAAGCGAAAACTAGATTGGAAAGCACTTATCCAACATATTCAAGAAAATCCAGACGCTCTTTTGAGAGAGCGGGCGCAACATTTTGGAGTCCATACGAGTGCGATTGGATCTGCTCAAAAACAAATGAAATTGACTCGTAAAAAAAACTCTGAAATATAG
- a CDS encoding type ISP restriction/modification enzyme: protein MDESGFEEYVYRPYGWSKRGQKTYGERNGKRGTRTSLIAGKRGKELLFHNHYCKGDSRCKGERPFTPTKLDIFHYTYAVLHNPAYREKYELNLKREFPRIPFYDNFRQWTAWGKQLMDLHINYETIEPYTLKRIDIPTADKNAKFPKVKLQADKDKGVITLDTDTSLHNIPPEAWEYKLGNRSALEWILDQYKEKKPKDQTIAEKFNTYRFADYKEQVTDLLQRVCTVSVETMKIIEAMEKY from the coding sequence TTGGATGAATCGGGCTTTGAAGAATATGTTTATCGCCCATATGGATGGTCAAAACGAGGACAAAAAACCTATGGCGAGCGCAATGGCAAAAGAGGAACGAGAACAAGCTTAATAGCAGGAAAAAGAGGCAAAGAATTATTATTCCATAATCATTATTGTAAGGGCGATTCGCGTTGTAAGGGCGAACGGCCGTTCACCCCTACGAAATTGGATATCTTTCATTACACCTACGCTGTTTTACACAACCCTGCATATAGAGAAAAATACGAACTTAATCTAAAACGAGAATTTCCGCGTATTCCTTTTTATGATAACTTCCGCCAGTGGACGGCTTGGGGAAAACAGCTAATGGATTTGCATATTAACTACGAAACTATCGAACCCTATACCTTGAAACGAATTGATATTCCTACTGCCGATAAAAATGCTAAATTTCCCAAAGTAAAACTACAGGCAGATAAAGATAAAGGAGTTATTACCCTAGACACCGATACGAGTCTACATAATATTCCCCCTGAAGCTTGGGAGTATAAACTAGGCAACCGTAGTGCATTGGAATGGATTTTAGATCAATACAAAGAAAAGAAACCTAAAGATCAAACAATTGCCGAGAAATTTAATACCTATCGCTTTGCTGACTACAAAGAACAAGTAACTGATTTACTTCAGCGTGTCTGTACTGTCAGTGTGGAAACAATGAAAATTATTGAAGCAATGGAAAAATACTAA